One Allostreptomyces psammosilenae DNA segment encodes these proteins:
- a CDS encoding M14 family metallopeptidase, whose translation MRLPVRRGRVAATAAALALALTAPLALSQASASPAAAAPAGSGAGAPAALVDERVSSYVVSGAETAAARSVVAATGVSIDAVRDDGSVVVTATAAQADRLRRLGHTLTVMSIPNRAASDDIGVLDFPAADSRYHNYAEMTAELNAAVAAHPGIISQRVIGRSYEGRNIVAIKISDNVATDESEPEVMFTAQQHAREHLTVEMALYLVNELTDDYGTDSRITNMVNNREIWIIPNVNPDGGEYDIATGSYRSWRKNRQPNTGSSYIGTDLNRNWAYNWGCCGGSSGSPSSITYRGSAAESAPEVKVVADFVRSRRINNVQQIRASIDFHTYSELVLWPFGHTYSDTTTGMTQDQRDTFAAVGTAMAATNGYTPQQSSDLYITDGTIDDWLWGNQRIFAYTFELYPGPNSSYGFYPPDEVIAAQTSRNREAVLLLLENADCMYRAIGKEAQYC comes from the coding sequence ATGCGACTGCCCGTGCGACGAGGACGGGTGGCGGCCACCGCCGCCGCGCTCGCCCTCGCCCTCACCGCCCCGCTCGCCCTCAGCCAGGCGAGCGCCTCCCCGGCCGCCGCCGCCCCAGCCGGATCCGGCGCCGGCGCACCGGCCGCCCTCGTCGACGAACGGGTGAGCAGCTACGTGGTCTCCGGCGCCGAGACGGCCGCCGCCCGATCGGTCGTCGCCGCCACCGGCGTGTCGATCGACGCGGTGCGCGACGACGGCTCGGTGGTGGTCACGGCGACGGCCGCGCAGGCCGACCGGCTGCGCCGGCTGGGGCACACCCTCACCGTGATGTCGATCCCGAACCGCGCGGCCTCCGACGACATCGGGGTCCTGGACTTCCCGGCGGCGGACTCCCGCTACCACAACTACGCGGAGATGACGGCGGAGCTGAACGCCGCCGTCGCCGCGCACCCGGGGATCATCAGCCAGCGGGTCATCGGACGCTCCTACGAGGGCCGCAACATCGTCGCGATCAAGATCAGCGACAACGTGGCCACCGACGAGTCCGAGCCCGAGGTCATGTTCACCGCCCAGCAGCACGCGCGCGAGCACCTCACGGTGGAGATGGCGCTGTACCTGGTGAACGAGCTCACCGACGACTACGGCACGGACAGCCGGATCACCAACATGGTGAACAACCGGGAGATCTGGATCATCCCGAACGTCAACCCGGACGGCGGCGAGTACGACATAGCCACCGGCAGCTACCGCAGTTGGCGGAAGAACCGCCAGCCCAACACCGGGTCCTCGTACATCGGCACCGACCTGAACCGCAACTGGGCCTACAACTGGGGCTGCTGCGGCGGCTCCTCCGGCTCGCCGTCCAGCATCACCTACCGCGGGTCGGCGGCCGAGTCGGCGCCCGAGGTGAAGGTCGTGGCCGACTTCGTGCGCAGCCGCCGGATCAACAACGTGCAGCAGATCCGGGCGTCGATCGACTTCCACACCTACAGCGAGCTGGTGCTGTGGCCGTTCGGGCACACCTACTCGGACACCACCACCGGCATGACCCAGGACCAGCGGGACACCTTCGCCGCCGTCGGCACGGCGATGGCCGCCACCAACGGCTACACCCCGCAGCAGTCCAGTGACCTGTACATCACCGACGGCACCATCGACGACTGGCTGTGGGGCAACCAGCGGATCTTCGCCTACACCTTTGAGCTGTACCCCGGCCCCAACAGCTCGTACGGCTTCTACCCGCCGGACGAGGTGATCGCGGCGCAGACCAGCCGCAACCGGGAGGCGGTCCTGCTGCTGCTGGAGAACGCGGACTGCATGTACCGGGCCATCGGCAAGGAGGCGCAGTACTGCTGA
- a CDS encoding ABC transporter ATP-binding protein codes for MASTEAKAAADQAPPHPQGWLRRLVRDCLRHRRSVLIAFGASVAGMGVAALTPLITKALIDDVTAGRGDTAPLWTGLLAVAALLVFAATHLRRYHAGRLAVDVQHDLRTRLFDSLTRLDGARQAGLETGQVVGRATSDLQLVQGLLSMVPLLSGNLLTFAVSLVVMLVLSPPLTLVALAVVPALVLLANRSRRVLFPATWDAQSRAAAVAGVVDGAVGGVRVVKGFGQERQEIARLEHASRRLFAARVRAVRMNSRYTPLMQLVPLLGQVGMLALGGALALRGDISLGTFVAFSSYLAQLTGPVRMLANMLTMGQQSRAGVERVYQLIDLRPVVTEKPDAVPLPADGGPGPWAVEFDDVTFSYPGATTPALDHFTLRVRRGESVALVGASGSGKSTASLLLPRFHDVTSGTLRVHGHDVRDVRLDSLRALIGLVPEDSFLFSTTVRDNIAFGRPDASDAEVEAAARAARADGFIRDLPDGYATVVGEQGLTLSGGQRQRVALARAILGDPELMVLDDATSAVDAQVEAQIHDALRQVMRGRTTLLIAHRRSTLQLADRIAVLEAGRLLDVGTHDELLARCPAYRLLISDDDLTRAERAAEAAREAASAREGAAAHTVTADAWQRPAAPATPPGSAPGAKAGATGGAAAGAKAGPTGGGMGGGMGPRGGMSAMAPSPDLLARVAALPPADDTPGVDDEAARAPDPRFSLARLLSGFRPALLLGLTLVAFDAVAGLAIPVLIRHGIDEGVLGRDGAAVTAAALAALAVAAVTWGAQIAQLRVTGRTGERVLYLLRVKIFSHLQRLGLDYYERERAGRIMTRMTTDVDALSTFLQTGVITAVVSLFTFAGILTALLLIDAGLALVVLAALPLALAATALFRSRASRLYQQARTRISAVNADLQESVAGMRVVQAYRREERNRRAFAAGSDEYRRLRVRAQLCISLYFPFIALLSELSAAAVLAVGARRVLDGTLTPGELVAYLLYIQLFFGPVQQLSQVFDGYQQAAVGLRRIRELLRTPTSVLPAKDPLPVTRLRGEIRFEDVHFSYTPGTADDDPGDTPGTPGGSGAPGGRGGTPAGPGAGAPAPVRATDGVTLRIPAGQRVAFVGETGAGKSTLVKLVARFYDPTRGRVLVDGHDLRELDLAGYRQRLGLVPQETYLFAGTVRDAIAYGRPDASDADVEAAARAVGAHEMIAALPGGYHHPVAERGRNLSAGQRQLLALARAELVRPDILLLDEATAALDLTTEAAVGAATDLLARHRTTLLVAHRLTTAARADRIVVLDRGRVVEDGTHDALVAAGGHYARLWRAFTWGEQGGVQGGGTPAPDAAPGTGPAPGTAADGRATGVGRR; via the coding sequence ATGGCGTCAACGGAGGCGAAGGCAGCAGCAGACCAGGCCCCGCCGCACCCACAGGGCTGGCTGCGCCGCCTCGTACGGGACTGCCTGCGCCACCGCCGCAGCGTCCTGATCGCCTTCGGCGCCAGCGTCGCCGGCATGGGCGTGGCCGCCCTCACCCCCCTGATCACCAAGGCCCTCATCGACGACGTCACCGCGGGCCGCGGCGACACCGCACCGCTGTGGACCGGCCTGCTCGCCGTCGCCGCCCTGCTCGTCTTCGCCGCCACCCACCTGCGCCGCTACCACGCCGGCCGGCTCGCCGTGGACGTCCAGCACGACCTGCGCACCCGCCTGTTCGACTCCCTCACCCGCCTCGACGGCGCCCGGCAGGCCGGCCTGGAGACCGGACAGGTCGTCGGCCGCGCCACCTCCGACCTGCAACTCGTCCAGGGACTGCTGTCCATGGTGCCGCTGCTCAGCGGCAACCTGCTCACCTTCGCCGTCTCCCTGGTCGTCATGCTGGTGCTCTCACCGCCGCTGACCCTGGTCGCCCTCGCCGTCGTCCCCGCCCTGGTGCTGCTCGCCAACCGCAGCCGGCGCGTCCTCTTCCCCGCCACCTGGGACGCCCAGTCCCGCGCCGCCGCCGTCGCCGGCGTCGTCGACGGGGCCGTCGGCGGCGTCCGCGTGGTCAAGGGCTTCGGACAGGAACGCCAGGAGATCGCCCGACTGGAACACGCCAGCCGGCGCCTGTTCGCCGCCCGCGTCCGCGCCGTGCGGATGAACAGCCGCTACACCCCGCTGATGCAGCTCGTCCCGCTGCTCGGACAGGTCGGGATGCTCGCCCTCGGCGGCGCGCTCGCCCTGCGCGGCGACATCAGCCTCGGCACCTTCGTGGCCTTCTCCTCCTACCTCGCCCAGCTCACCGGCCCCGTCCGCATGCTCGCCAACATGCTTACCATGGGCCAGCAGTCCCGCGCCGGAGTCGAACGCGTCTACCAGCTCATCGACCTGCGCCCGGTGGTCACCGAGAAGCCCGACGCCGTCCCCCTCCCCGCCGACGGCGGCCCCGGCCCCTGGGCCGTCGAGTTCGACGACGTCACCTTCAGCTACCCCGGCGCCACCACCCCCGCCCTGGACCACTTCACCCTCCGGGTGCGCCGAGGCGAGTCCGTCGCCCTCGTCGGCGCCTCCGGCTCCGGCAAGTCCACGGCCTCCCTGCTGCTGCCCCGCTTCCACGACGTCACCTCCGGCACCCTGCGGGTCCACGGCCACGACGTCCGTGACGTGCGCCTGGACTCGCTGCGCGCCCTGATCGGCCTGGTGCCCGAGGACAGCTTCCTGTTCTCCACCACCGTCCGGGACAACATCGCCTTCGGCCGCCCCGACGCCTCCGACGCCGAGGTCGAGGCCGCCGCCCGTGCCGCCCGCGCCGACGGCTTCATACGCGACCTCCCCGACGGCTACGCCACCGTCGTCGGCGAGCAGGGCCTGACCCTCTCCGGCGGCCAGCGCCAGCGCGTCGCCCTCGCCCGGGCCATCCTCGGCGACCCCGAGCTGATGGTCCTCGACGACGCCACCTCCGCCGTCGACGCCCAGGTCGAGGCCCAGATCCACGACGCGCTCCGCCAGGTGATGCGGGGGCGCACCACCCTGCTCATCGCCCACCGCCGCTCCACGCTGCAACTCGCCGACCGCATCGCCGTGCTGGAGGCCGGCCGGCTGCTGGACGTCGGCACCCACGACGAACTCCTCGCCCGCTGCCCCGCCTACCGGCTGCTGATCAGCGACGACGACCTCACCCGGGCCGAACGCGCCGCCGAGGCCGCCCGCGAGGCCGCCTCCGCCCGGGAGGGCGCGGCGGCCCACACCGTCACCGCCGACGCCTGGCAGCGCCCGGCGGCACCCGCCACACCCCCTGGCAGCGCCCCGGGCGCCAAGGCCGGCGCAACGGGCGGCGCAGCTGCCGGCGCCAAGGCCGGCCCCACGGGCGGCGGCATGGGCGGCGGCATGGGGCCGCGCGGCGGGATGTCCGCCATGGCCCCGAGCCCCGACCTGCTCGCCCGGGTCGCCGCACTGCCCCCCGCCGACGACACCCCCGGCGTCGACGACGAGGCCGCCCGCGCCCCCGACCCACGCTTCAGCCTGGCCCGGCTGCTCTCCGGATTCCGTCCCGCCCTCCTCCTCGGCCTCACCCTCGTCGCCTTCGACGCGGTCGCCGGCCTGGCCATCCCGGTCCTCATCCGGCACGGCATCGACGAGGGCGTCCTCGGCCGGGACGGCGCCGCCGTCACCGCTGCGGCCCTCGCCGCCCTCGCCGTCGCCGCCGTCACCTGGGGCGCCCAGATCGCCCAGCTCCGGGTCACCGGCCGCACCGGCGAACGCGTCCTCTACCTGCTCCGGGTCAAGATCTTCAGCCACCTGCAACGCCTCGGGCTCGACTACTACGAGCGCGAACGCGCCGGCCGGATCATGACCCGGATGACCACCGACGTCGACGCCCTCAGCACCTTCCTGCAGACCGGCGTCATCACCGCCGTGGTCTCCCTGTTCACCTTCGCCGGCATCCTCACCGCCCTGCTGCTCATCGACGCCGGCCTCGCCCTCGTCGTCCTCGCCGCCCTCCCCCTGGCGCTCGCCGCCACCGCCCTGTTCCGCTCCCGCGCCTCCCGGCTCTACCAGCAGGCCCGCACCCGGATCAGCGCGGTCAACGCCGACCTCCAGGAGAGCGTCGCCGGCATGCGGGTCGTCCAGGCGTACCGCCGCGAGGAGCGCAACCGGCGCGCCTTCGCCGCCGGCAGCGACGAGTACCGGCGGCTGCGCGTCCGCGCCCAGCTGTGCATCTCGCTGTACTTCCCGTTCATCGCCCTGCTGTCCGAGCTCTCCGCCGCCGCGGTGCTCGCCGTCGGGGCCCGCCGGGTGCTGGACGGCACCCTCACCCCCGGCGAACTCGTCGCCTACCTGCTGTACATCCAGCTCTTCTTCGGCCCGGTGCAGCAGCTCTCCCAGGTCTTCGACGGCTACCAGCAGGCCGCCGTGGGGCTGCGCCGGATCCGCGAGCTGCTGCGCACCCCCACCAGCGTGCTGCCCGCCAAGGACCCGCTGCCGGTGACGCGGCTGCGCGGGGAGATCCGGTTCGAGGACGTCCACTTCTCCTACACCCCCGGCACCGCCGACGACGACCCCGGCGACACCCCCGGCACGCCCGGCGGCAGCGGCGCACCCGGCGGGCGCGGCGGCACGCCGGCCGGCCCGGGCGCGGGGGCCCCGGCGCCGGTGCGCGCCACCGACGGGGTGACCCTGCGCATCCCGGCCGGCCAGCGGGTCGCCTTCGTCGGTGAGACCGGCGCCGGCAAGTCCACCCTGGTCAAGCTGGTCGCCCGGTTCTACGACCCCACCCGTGGGCGGGTGCTCGTCGACGGCCACGACCTGCGCGAACTCGACCTGGCCGGCTACCGGCAGCGGCTGGGCCTCGTCCCCCAGGAGACCTACCTGTTCGCCGGCACCGTCCGGGACGCCATCGCCTACGGGCGCCCCGACGCCTCGGACGCCGACGTGGAGGCCGCCGCCCGCGCCGTCGGCGCCCACGAGATGATCGCCGCGCTGCCCGGCGGCTACCACCACCCGGTCGCCGAGCGCGGCCGCAACCTCTCCGCCGGCCAGCGGCAGCTCCTCGCCCTGGCCCGCGCGGAGCTGGTGCGCCCCGACATCCTGCTGCTCGACGAGGCCACCGCGGCGCTCGACCTGACCACCGAGGCGGCCGTCGGCGCCGCCACCGACCTGCTGGCCCGGCACCGCACCACCCTGCTGGTCGCCCACCGGCTGACCACGGCCGCCCGTGCCGACCGGATCGTGGTGCTGGACCGCGGCCGGGTGGTCGAGGACGGCACCCACGACGCGCTGGTCGCCGCGGGCGGGCACTACGCCCGGCTGTGGCGGGCCTTCACCTGGGGCGAGCAGGGGGGCGTGCAGGGCGGTGGGACGCCGGCGCCGGACGCCGCCCCCGGGACCGGTCCGGCCCCGGGAACCGCCGCGGACGGCCGGGCCACCGGGGTGGGGCGTCGGTGA
- the recD2 gene encoding SF1B family DNA helicase RecD2, which yields MTASPAARPSAGSASRSGGPPSPRRAAEQAAARFAVVEGVLERITYANEETGYTVARVDTGRGAGELLTVVGALLGAQPGESLRLHGRWTSHPQYGRQFTVENYTTVLPATVQGIRRYLGSGLIKGIGPRLADRIVEHFGTDTLTVIEEQPERLIEVPKLGPKRTRMIAAAWEEQKAIKEVMVFLQGVGVSTSLAVRIYKTYGDASISVVREEPYRLAADVWGIGFLTADRIAQAVGIPHDSPARVKAGLRHALSESADNGHCYLPEEALIAAAVKLLQLDTGLVVECLAELVAEEGVVREELPGPDGPPVRALYLVPFHRAEISLANQLLRLLHAPEDRLGAFADVDWARALEWLAARTGAELAPEQERAVRTALTEKVSVMTGGPGCGKSFTVRSVVELALAKRATVVLAAPTGRAAKRLAELTGHEASTVHRLLELKPGGDAAYDRDNPLQADLVVVDEASMLDLLLANKLVKAVPPGAHLLLVGDVDQLPSVGAGQVLRDLLAEDGPVPRVRLNRIFRQAQQSGVVTNAHRINSGVPPITTGLPDFFLFAEEDSEEAARLTVDVVARRIPRRFGLDPRRDVQVLAPMHRGPAGAGALNAALQEAVTPPGPNVPERRFGGRVFRVGDKVTQIRNNYDKGANGVFNGTVGTVVSLNVEEQRLTVLTDEDEEVGYDFDELDELTHAYAVTIHRSQGSEYPAVVVPLTTSAWTMLQRNLLYTAVTRARKLVVLVGSRRALGQAVRSASAGRRHTGLAFRLAGAGRAPRDPGGTFGPDGAPWPVDAPDPV from the coding sequence ATGACCGCTTCGCCCGCCGCGCGCCCCTCCGCCGGTTCCGCCTCCCGTTCCGGCGGGCCGCCGTCGCCGCGCCGCGCCGCCGAGCAGGCGGCCGCGCGGTTCGCCGTCGTCGAGGGCGTGCTGGAGCGCATCACCTACGCCAACGAGGAGACCGGCTACACCGTCGCCCGGGTCGACACCGGCCGGGGCGCCGGCGAGCTGCTCACCGTGGTGGGGGCGCTGCTCGGCGCGCAGCCCGGCGAGTCGCTGCGGCTGCACGGCCGGTGGACCTCGCACCCGCAGTACGGCCGGCAGTTCACCGTGGAGAACTACACCACCGTGCTGCCCGCCACCGTGCAGGGCATCCGCCGCTACCTGGGCTCCGGGCTGATCAAGGGGATCGGTCCGCGGCTGGCCGACCGCATCGTGGAGCACTTCGGCACCGACACCCTCACCGTCATCGAGGAGCAGCCGGAACGGCTGATCGAGGTGCCCAAGCTCGGCCCCAAGCGGACCAGGATGATCGCCGCGGCCTGGGAGGAGCAGAAGGCCATCAAGGAGGTCATGGTCTTCCTCCAGGGCGTCGGGGTGTCCACCTCCCTCGCGGTGCGGATCTACAAGACCTACGGCGACGCCTCCATCTCCGTGGTCCGCGAGGAGCCCTACCGGCTGGCCGCCGACGTCTGGGGCATCGGCTTCCTCACCGCCGACCGGATCGCGCAGGCCGTCGGCATCCCGCACGACTCCCCGGCCCGGGTCAAGGCCGGGCTGCGGCACGCGCTGTCCGAGAGCGCCGACAACGGCCACTGCTACCTGCCGGAGGAGGCGCTGATCGCGGCGGCGGTCAAGCTGCTCCAGCTGGACACCGGCCTGGTGGTGGAGTGCCTCGCGGAGCTGGTCGCCGAGGAGGGCGTGGTCCGCGAGGAGCTCCCCGGGCCCGACGGCCCGCCCGTCCGCGCGCTCTACCTGGTGCCGTTCCACCGTGCGGAGATCTCCCTGGCCAACCAGCTGCTGCGGCTGCTGCACGCCCCCGAGGACCGGCTCGGCGCCTTCGCCGACGTGGACTGGGCGCGGGCGCTGGAGTGGCTGGCGGCGCGCACCGGCGCCGAGCTCGCGCCCGAGCAGGAGCGGGCGGTGCGCACGGCCCTGACCGAGAAGGTCTCGGTGATGACCGGCGGCCCGGGCTGCGGCAAGTCGTTCACCGTGCGCTCGGTGGTGGAGCTGGCGCTGGCCAAGCGGGCCACGGTGGTGCTGGCCGCGCCCACCGGCCGGGCCGCCAAGCGGCTGGCCGAGCTGACCGGGCACGAGGCGTCGACCGTGCACCGGCTGCTGGAGCTCAAGCCCGGCGGGGACGCCGCCTACGACCGGGACAACCCGCTCCAGGCCGACCTGGTGGTGGTGGACGAGGCCTCGATGCTCGACCTGCTGCTGGCGAACAAGCTGGTCAAGGCGGTTCCGCCGGGCGCCCACCTGCTGCTGGTGGGCGACGTCGACCAGCTGCCCAGCGTGGGCGCCGGGCAGGTGCTGCGCGACCTGCTGGCCGAGGACGGCCCGGTGCCGCGGGTGCGGCTGAACCGGATCTTCCGGCAGGCGCAGCAGTCGGGTGTGGTCACCAACGCCCACCGGATCAACTCCGGCGTCCCGCCGATCACCACCGGGCTGCCGGACTTCTTCCTGTTCGCCGAGGAGGACTCCGAGGAGGCGGCCCGGCTGACCGTGGACGTGGTGGCGCGCCGGATCCCGCGCCGGTTCGGCCTGGATCCGCGCCGGGACGTGCAGGTCCTCGCGCCGATGCACCGCGGCCCGGCCGGCGCCGGCGCGCTCAACGCGGCCCTCCAGGAGGCGGTCACCCCGCCCGGCCCGAACGTCCCGGAGCGGCGGTTCGGCGGCCGGGTGTTCCGGGTGGGCGACAAGGTCACCCAGATCCGCAACAACTACGACAAGGGCGCGAACGGCGTCTTCAACGGCACCGTCGGCACCGTGGTGTCGCTGAACGTGGAGGAGCAGCGGCTGACCGTCCTCACCGACGAGGACGAGGAGGTGGGTTACGACTTCGACGAGCTGGACGAGCTGACCCACGCGTACGCCGTCACCATCCACCGTTCGCAGGGGAGCGAGTACCCGGCGGTGGTGGTGCCGCTCACCACCAGTGCCTGGACGATGCTGCAGCGCAACCTGCTGTACACGGCGGTCACCCGGGCGCGGAAGCTGGTGGTGCTGGTGGGGTCGCGCAGGGCGCTGGGGCAGGCGGTCCGCAGCGCCTCGGCCGGGCGCCGGCACACCGGCCTCGCCTTCCGGCTGGCCGGTGCCGGGCGGGCGCCGCGCGATCCGGGCGGGACGTTCGGGCCGGACGGGGCGCCCTGGCCGGTCGACGCGCCGGACCCTGTATAG
- a CDS encoding citrate synthase: MSDNSVVLRYQDGEYEFPVVKSTVGDDGFDIGKLRAQTGLVTMDSGYGNTAAYKSAITYLDGEKGILRYRGYPIEQLAERGSFLESAYLLIHGELPTATQLDDFREEISRHTLLHEDVKRFFDGFPRDAHPMAMLSSVVSALSTFYQDSHNPFDERQVHLSTIRLLAKLPTIAAYAYKKSIGQPLLYPDNSLGFIENFLMMTFAVPSERFEADPVVVDALDKLLILHADHEQNCSTSTVRLVGSSQANLFASISAGINALWGPLHGGANAEVLEMLERIRNDGGDVDAFLNKVKNKEDGVRLMGFGHRVYKNFDPRAKIIKTAADDVLGKLGVKDELLEIALKLEERALADDYFVERKLYPNVDFYSGLIYRAMGFPTNAFTVLFAIGRLPGWIAHWREMIASGSRIGRPRQVYVGEEQRDYVPLDQR; encoded by the coding sequence TTGAGCGATAACTCGGTAGTACTGCGCTACCAGGACGGTGAGTACGAGTTCCCGGTCGTCAAGAGCACCGTCGGCGACGACGGGTTCGACATCGGCAAGCTGCGTGCCCAGACCGGTCTGGTGACCATGGACAGCGGCTACGGCAACACGGCCGCGTACAAATCCGCCATCACGTATCTCGACGGCGAGAAAGGCATCCTGCGGTACCGGGGCTACCCGATCGAGCAGCTCGCGGAGCGCGGCAGCTTCCTGGAGAGCGCCTACCTGCTGATCCACGGCGAGCTGCCGACCGCCACCCAGCTCGACGACTTCCGCGAGGAGATCAGCCGCCACACCCTCCTGCACGAGGACGTCAAGCGGTTCTTCGACGGCTTCCCGCGCGACGCCCACCCGATGGCCATGCTGTCGTCGGTGGTCAGCGCGCTGTCCACGTTCTACCAGGACAGCCACAACCCGTTCGACGAGCGCCAGGTCCACCTGTCGACGATAAGGCTGCTGGCCAAGCTCCCGACGATCGCCGCCTACGCCTACAAGAAGTCCATCGGCCAGCCGCTGCTGTACCCGGACAACTCGCTCGGCTTCATCGAGAACTTCCTGATGATGACCTTCGCGGTGCCGAGCGAGCGCTTCGAGGCCGACCCGGTCGTCGTGGACGCCCTGGACAAGCTGCTCATCCTGCACGCCGACCACGAGCAGAACTGCTCCACCTCCACGGTGCGCCTGGTCGGTTCCAGCCAGGCCAACCTGTTCGCCTCCATCTCCGCCGGCATCAACGCGCTGTGGGGCCCGCTGCACGGCGGGGCCAACGCGGAGGTGCTGGAGATGCTGGAGCGGATCCGCAACGACGGCGGTGACGTCGACGCCTTCCTGAACAAGGTCAAGAACAAGGAGGACGGCGTCCGGCTGATGGGCTTCGGCCACCGGGTCTACAAGAACTTCGACCCGCGCGCCAAGATCATCAAGACCGCCGCCGACGACGTCCTCGGCAAGCTCGGCGTCAAGGACGAGCTGCTGGAGATCGCGCTGAAGCTGGAAGAGCGGGCGCTGGCCGACGACTACTTCGTCGAGCGCAAGCTCTACCCCAACGTGGACTTCTACTCCGGCCTGATCTACCGGGCCATGGGCTTCCCGACCAACGCGTTCACCGTGCTGTTCGCGATCGGCCGGCTGCCCGGCTGGATCGCGCACTGGCGCGAGATGATCGCGTCCGGCTCCCGCATTGGCCGCCCGCGCCAGGTGTACGTGGGCGAGGAGCAGCGCGACTACGTGCCGCTCGACCAGCGCTGA
- a CDS encoding sugar porter family MFS transporter, which produces MSTVASPRPSGGVTPTAPARLGFVTRIASVAALGGFMFGYDTAVINGAVTAIRDHFGVGTAATGLTVAAALLGSAVGAWIAGSLADRHGRTRVMQIAALLFAISAVGSAVPFAIWDLGAWRFVGGIAIGIASVIAPTYIAEVAPAAYRGRLASLQQLAIVLGIAISQLVDWGIAAAAGGASEKLGPLYAWQWMLAVAVVPAVLYGALSLRIPESPRHLVAVGRTAEARDVLARVEGGDVDARMAELEQSLRSEHRSSLKDLRGPRGGLLPVVWIGIALSVLQQFVGINVIFYYSSMLWQSVGIEESNSLLISFSTSIINIVGTFVAIALVDRIGRKPLLLIGSIGMTVALGLAAWSFSAATIVNGDPSLPELQGAVALVAANAFVLFFAFSWGPGVWVLLGEIFPNRVRAAALAVAAAAQWIANWVITTAFPSMADWSLSGSYLVFTLFAGLSIIFVARFVTETKGRTLESMEG; this is translated from the coding sequence ATGTCCACCGTGGCATCGCCCCGCCCGTCCGGAGGCGTGACCCCCACCGCCCCGGCCCGACTGGGCTTCGTGACCCGCATCGCGTCCGTGGCCGCCCTCGGCGGCTTCATGTTCGGCTACGACACCGCCGTCATCAACGGCGCCGTCACCGCCATTCGCGACCACTTCGGCGTCGGCACCGCCGCCACCGGACTGACCGTCGCCGCGGCGCTGCTCGGCTCCGCCGTGGGCGCCTGGATAGCCGGCTCGCTCGCCGACCGCCACGGCCGCACCCGGGTCATGCAGATCGCGGCGCTGCTCTTCGCCATCAGCGCCGTCGGCTCCGCCGTCCCGTTCGCCATCTGGGACCTCGGCGCCTGGCGCTTCGTCGGCGGCATCGCCATCGGCATCGCCTCCGTGATCGCCCCCACCTACATCGCCGAGGTGGCCCCCGCCGCCTACCGCGGCCGGCTCGCCTCGCTCCAGCAGCTCGCCATCGTGCTGGGCATCGCCATCTCCCAGCTCGTCGACTGGGGCATCGCCGCCGCCGCCGGCGGCGCCTCCGAGAAGCTCGGCCCGCTGTACGCCTGGCAGTGGATGCTCGCCGTGGCCGTGGTGCCCGCCGTGCTGTACGGGGCGCTCTCGCTGCGCATCCCCGAGTCCCCCCGCCACCTGGTGGCCGTCGGCCGCACCGCCGAGGCCCGGGACGTCCTCGCCCGTGTCGAGGGCGGCGACGTCGACGCCCGCATGGCCGAGCTGGAGCAGTCCCTGCGCTCCGAGCACCGCTCCTCGCTGAAGGACCTGCGCGGCCCGCGCGGCGGCCTGCTGCCGGTGGTCTGGATCGGCATCGCGCTGTCGGTGCTCCAGCAGTTCGTCGGCATCAACGTGATCTTCTACTACTCGTCGATGCTGTGGCAGTCGGTGGGCATCGAGGAGAGCAACTCGCTGCTGATCAGCTTCTCCACCTCGATCATCAACATCGTCGGCACCTTCGTCGCCATCGCGCTGGTGGACCGCATCGGCCGCAAGCCGCTGCTGCTGATCGGCTCGATCGGCATGACCGTCGCGCTCGGCCTGGCCGCCTGGTCCTTCTCCGCCGCCACCATCGTGAACGGCGACCCCAGCCTGCCGGAGCTGCAGGGCGCCGTCGCGCTGGTCGCGGCCAACGCCTTCGTCCTCTTCTTCGCCTTCTCCTGGGGCCCCGGCGTGTGGGTGCTGCTCGGCGAGATCTTCCCCAACCGGGTGCGCGCCGCCGCCCTGGCCGTGGCCGCCGCCGCCCAGTGGATCGCCAACTGGGTGATCACCACCGCCTTCCCGTCCATGGCGGACTGGAGCCTGAGCGGCTCCTATCTGGTGTTCACCCTGTTCGCCGGCCTGTCGATCATCTTCGTCGCCCGGTTCGTCACCGAGACCAAGGGACGCACCCTGGAGTCGATGGAGGGCTGA